A single window of Salvia splendens isolate huo1 chromosome 6, SspV2, whole genome shotgun sequence DNA harbors:
- the LOC121808759 gene encoding GDSL esterase/lipase At5g03980-like, which translates to MAISSTLKKLVFTFLLLQISSLSHAHLLKTCKIDQIYNIGDSISDTGNLIREIGLATFCARPPYGESFFKKPTGRCSNGLLMIDFMALDAGVPLLPPYKNSGADFRHGVNFAVAGSTALPWYELAAENVSSSVTNSSLFVQLDWVASHINSTCHNHRDCSKKMENAVFMFGTIGGNDYNYAFFEGKPIEEVRSMVPQVVNTIMLGVKKVMSYGATKVVVPGNMPIGCLPVYKTQFLTNISAAYDESLCLKQMNDFAKYHNQQLQQAIHDLQQQNPNATVVYADYYNAYQFLLEHSKSHGFETERACCGIGGKYNYDMPRMCGNDGVGVCPDPERYVSWDGVHLTQRSYKIMAGWLLRQIFSSLHCHF; encoded by the exons ATGGCAATTTCCTCAACTCTCAAGAAACTTGTCTTTACATTTCTACTACTCCAAATTTCCTCTCTTTCACATGCTCATCTTTTAAAGACGTGCAAGATCGACCAAATATACAACATCGGAGATTCGATCTCCGACACCGGAAATTTGATACGAGAAATCGGCCTGGCCACCTTCTGTGCGAGGCCGCCTTACGGCGAATCATTTTTCAAGAAACCAACTGGCCGGTGCTCCAATGGCCTTCTTATGATCGATTTCAtgg CATTAGATGCAGGCGTTCCTTTGTTACCACCCTACAAAAACAGTGGTGCTGATTTTAGGCATGGAGTGAACTTCGCCGTGGCGGGGTCGACGGCACTGCCCTGGTATGAGTTGGCGGCGGAGAATGTCTCCTCTTCGGTGACAAATAGTTCTCTTTTTGTGCAGCTGGATTGGGTGGCTTCTCATATCAACTCCACTTGTCATAATCACAGAg ATTGTAGCAAGAAAATGGAAAACGCGGTTTTTATGTTTGGAACAATTGGTGGAAACGACTACAACTATGCCTTCTTTGAAGGAAAGCCAATAGAGGAGGTGAGAAGCATGGTACCTCAAGTTGTAAATACCATCATGCTTGGTGTTAAG AAAGTTATGAGCTACGGAGCTACAAAGGTGGTGGTTCCCGGGAACATGCCTATCGGTTGCCTTCCAGTTTACAAAACCCAATTCTTGACAAACATTTCGGCAGCATACGATGAGAGCCTGTGCCTAAAGCAAATGAATGATTTTGCTAAATACCACAATCAACAACTTCAACAAGCCATCCATGATCTACAGCAACAAAACCCTAATGCAACCGTCGTCTATGCTGATTACTACAACGCTTATCAGTTTCTATTGGAACACTCCAAATCTCACG GGTTCGAAACAGAAAGGGCTTGTTGTGGGATCGGAGGGAAATACAATTACGATATGCCAAGAATGTGTGGGAACGATGGAGTTGGGGTGTGTCCGGATCCAGAGCGATACGTAAGCTGGGATGGGGTGCATTTGACTCAGCGATCATACAAGATCATGGCTGGATGGCTGCTTCGTCAAATCTTCTCCAGCCTTCATTGCCACTTTTAA
- the LOC121806466 gene encoding gibberellin 2-beta-dioxygenase 1-like, producing MVFLSKPAMEQFSLQFSPFPLIDLSKPDAQSQLVKACEEVGFFKVINHGVPFEFMAELESEAIKFFSLPLSEKLKALGYGNKNIGCNGDLGWVEYLLLTTDAADSIYHKFASIFGEPAADRFHCVLKDYLRAVKKMACRILEMVAEGLGIQPRDALSKMLMDEQSDSVFRVNHYPGRAEGGNVIGFGEHTDPQIISVLRSNNTTGLEIWVKEKEWISIPPDQHSFFINVGDSLQVMTNGRFKSVRHRVVANSPRPRISMIYFGGPPLSEKIAPLPSLMEGEDSLYNEFTWFEYKKSVYNSRLADNRLGLFEKIAAS from the exons ATGGTGTTTCTCTCCAAACCGGCAATGGAACAGTTCTCATTGCAGTTCTCCCCCTTTCCGCTGATCGACCTCTCGAAGCCCGACGCCCAATCGCAGCTCGTCAAGGCCTGCGAGGAGGTCGGCTTCTTCAAGGTGATCAACCACGGCGTCCCTTTCGAATTCATGGCCGAATTGGAATCCGAAGCCATCAAATTCTTCTCCCTCCCCTTATCCGAAAAACTCAAGGCCTTGGGCTATGGCAACAAAAACATCGGATGCAACGGAGATTTGGGGTGGGTCGAATACCTCCTCCTCACCACCGACGCCGCCGATTCAATCTACCACAAATTCGCCTCCATTTTCGGAGAGCCTGCCGCCGACAGATTCCA CTGTGTTTTGAAGGACTACTTAAGGGCGGTGAAGAAAATGGCGTGCCGGATACTGGAGATGGTGGCGGAGGGGCTGGGGATTCAGCCGCGGGATGCGCTGAGCAAGATGCTGATGGATGAGCAGAGCGACTCTGTTTTCCGGGTGAACCACTACCCGGGAAGGGCGGAGGGAGGGAATGTGATCGGATTCGGGGAGCATACGGATCCGCAGATAATATCGGTGCTCAGATCGAACAACACGACGGGGCTCGAAATATGGGTCAAGGAAAAGGAATGGATTTCCATCCCGCCAGATCAACATTCCTTCTTCATTAATGTGGGTGACTCCTTGCAG GTAATGACCAACGGGAGGTTTAAGAGCGTACGACACCGGGTAGTTGCGAACAGCCCGAGACCGAGGATTTCAATGATTTATTTTGGAGGACCACCATTGAGTGAAAAGATAGCTCCATTGCCTTCATTAATGGAAGGAGAAGACAGCTTGTACAATGAGTTTACATGGTTTGAATACAAAAAATCTGTTTACAATTCGAGGCTGGCTGATAATAGGTTGGGCCTTTTTGAGAAGATTGCAGCCTCATAA
- the LOC121807096 gene encoding splicing factor YJU2-like — protein sequence MGERKVLNKYYPPDFDPAKIPRRRQPKNQQMKVRMMLPMSIRCGTCGNYIYKGTKFNSRKEDVVGDTYLRIQIFRFYFKCTKFSAETTFKTDPQNSDYIVESGASRNFEPWRAEDEETEEEKKKRNAEEIGDAMKSLENRTLDSKREMHILAALDEMKSMN from the exons ATGGGAGAACGGAAGGTTCTCAACAAGTACTACCCCCCGGACTTCGATCCGGCCAAGATTCCTCGGCGCCGCCAGCCGAAGAATCAGCAGATGAAGGTGCGTATGATGCTTCCGATGAGCATCCGTTGCGGCACCTGCGGGAATTACATTTACAAGGGTACCAAATTCAATTCCCGCAAAGAAGACGTCGTCGGAGAT ACCTACCTGCGGATCCAAATTTTCAGGTTTTATTTCAAGTGCACTAAATTCTCGGCTGAAACAACCTTCAAGACTGATCCTCAGAACTCGGATTACATTGTTGAATCCGGAGCGTCGAGGAACTTCGAGCCTTGGCGCGCCGAGGATGAAGAAACAgaggaagaaaagaagaagaggaatGCTGAAGAGATTGGAGATGCCATGAAGTCTTTGGAGAATCGAACATTAGACTCAAAGAGAGAGATGCATATCCTTGCTGCTTTGGATGAAATGAAATCGATGAATTGA